One window of Flavobacterium ammonificans genomic DNA carries:
- a CDS encoding thioredoxin domain-containing protein: protein MNELHLETSPYLLQHANNPVHWKAWNALSLAEAKEKNQLIIISIGYSACHWCHVMEHESFENEAVASVMNAHFVNIKVDREERPDIDAVYMKAVQIMTGHGGWPLNIVALPDGRPVWGGTYFRKEEWTETLDQLQKMYLSAPEKMIDYAEKLHQGIEAISIIQKGHNENSNQKEILDHLISKWKKSFDLEFGGMARAPKFMMPNNYQFLLRYAYQNQDAELLSFVNLTLTKMAFGGIFDTIDGGFSRYSVDIKWHVPHFEKMLYDNGQLISLYSEAYKLTQNPIYKEVIEKTLQFVSKEWRTSEGGFYSALDADSLNIEKHLEEGAFYVWTMEELKSILHEDFDLFSQVFNINSFGLWENGNYVLIQNQNLESIAKLNQITTVELELKKRVWEQTLYLKREKRAKPRLDDKCLTSWNAIMLKGYVDAYKALNNEEYLTKALENANFIIKKLWSNDGNLWHNFKNDKATINGYLEDYCFVIAAFIALYEVTFEEKWLHDAKQLTDYTLEHFYDEQHSFFRFTSDKDEALISVHFETEDNVIPASNSVMAKNLYQLSIYFDNSYYEKVAQKMLSILVPNMDYPSAYSNWLDLILSFSEQNKELAICGPNAKESNKIITALYLPNVIIAGTEKTSNLPFLKDRFVAGKNNYYVCQNKTCQLPNTSIQEVISQLVLK from the coding sequence ATGAACGAACTTCACTTAGAAACAAGTCCTTATCTTTTACAACACGCCAATAATCCAGTGCATTGGAAAGCTTGGAATGCTCTTTCTTTGGCTGAAGCCAAAGAAAAAAACCAACTTATCATTATTAGTATTGGATATTCCGCTTGTCATTGGTGTCATGTAATGGAACACGAAAGTTTTGAAAACGAAGCTGTTGCATCTGTAATGAATGCTCATTTTGTAAACATAAAAGTAGATCGGGAAGAACGTCCAGACATTGATGCAGTGTACATGAAAGCAGTACAAATTATGACAGGTCATGGCGGCTGGCCATTAAATATTGTAGCCTTACCTGACGGAAGACCAGTTTGGGGCGGAACTTATTTTAGAAAAGAAGAATGGACAGAAACTTTAGATCAATTGCAAAAAATGTACTTATCGGCTCCTGAAAAAATGATTGATTATGCCGAGAAATTACATCAAGGAATTGAAGCTATTTCCATAATTCAAAAAGGGCACAATGAAAATTCCAATCAGAAAGAAATACTTGACCATTTGATTTCTAAATGGAAAAAAAGTTTTGATTTGGAATTTGGAGGAATGGCACGAGCACCAAAATTTATGATGCCTAACAATTATCAATTTTTACTTCGTTACGCCTATCAAAATCAAGATGCCGAGTTATTATCATTTGTAAACTTGACGTTAACCAAAATGGCTTTTGGCGGAATATTTGATACCATTGACGGCGGATTTTCTCGCTATTCGGTCGATATTAAATGGCATGTTCCGCATTTTGAAAAAATGTTATATGATAATGGGCAATTGATTTCTTTATACAGTGAAGCCTATAAATTAACCCAAAATCCGATTTACAAGGAAGTCATTGAAAAAACCTTGCAATTTGTTTCAAAGGAGTGGAGAACTTCTGAAGGAGGATTCTATTCTGCTCTTGACGCAGATAGTTTGAATATAGAAAAGCATTTAGAAGAAGGTGCTTTTTATGTTTGGACAATGGAAGAATTAAAGTCAATTCTCCACGAAGATTTTGATCTTTTCAGCCAGGTATTTAATATCAATTCATTTGGCTTATGGGAAAATGGAAATTATGTGCTAATTCAAAACCAAAACCTTGAATCTATTGCCAAACTCAATCAAATTACTACAGTCGAATTAGAACTAAAGAAGAGAGTTTGGGAGCAAACTCTTTATTTAAAAAGAGAAAAAAGAGCTAAACCAAGACTAGATGATAAATGTTTGACGTCTTGGAATGCTATTATGTTAAAAGGTTATGTTGACGCTTATAAAGCCTTAAATAACGAAGAATACCTTACTAAGGCGCTTGAAAACGCAAACTTTATAATCAAAAAACTTTGGTCAAATGATGGGAACTTATGGCACAATTTTAAAAATGACAAAGCTACCATTAATGGCTATTTAGAAGATTATTGTTTTGTGATTGCCGCTTTTATTGCATTATATGAAGTCACTTTTGAAGAAAAATGGCTTCACGACGCCAAGCAACTAACCGATTATACTTTAGAACACTTTTATGATGAACAACATTCATTCTTTAGATTTACCTCAGATAAAGATGAAGCATTAATTAGTGTTCATTTTGAAACAGAAGATAATGTAATTCCTGCTTCTAATTCAGTTATGGCAAAAAATTTATACCAACTTAGTATTTATTTTGACAACTCTTATTATGAAAAAGTAGCCCAAAAAATGCTTTCCATACTCGTGCCTAATATGGACTACCCTTCTGCTTATTCCAATTGGTTGGATTTGATATTATCTTTTTCAGAACAAAATAAGGAGTTGGCTATTTGCGGACCTAATGCCAAAGAATCAAACAAAATAATTACAGCTTTGTATTTACCAAATGTCATTATCGCAGGAACTGAAAAGACTTCGAATTTGCCTTTTCTAAAAGACCGATTTGTAGCGGGTAAAAACAACTACTATGTTTGTCAAAATAAAACATGTCAATTACCTAACACATCTATTCAAGAGGTAATTAGCCAGCTTGTTTTGAAGTAG
- a CDS encoding DUF4403 family protein, whose amino-acid sequence MKKINFPFILLSMYLFVTGCTSASKIANFQPEPDDAIPLAYDNSPSFLNLPIKIKLKDIENKTNSALTNLIYDDSNIEDDNIEIKIWKLASIQFENNLGKIKTILPLKATIRYRIGTKKLGVQLYNTKEFNLNGVVTLTSEVNLTNWKLQTKTQFQSIDWNESPTMSLLGKNIPITFLVNSSLPLFKSKIEKKIDESIAKSMDFKPNVLDALEKICRPFQMSQEYESWLRVTPIEIYTTNAELIGNSIHINMGIKCFMETLIGKKPESKFNSSTLILKPVTSMPSAIKASVVAVSNYQDASRIITQNFRDKEFASGKRKIKVLNATIWHKKNKMSIALEVKGNVNGTIYLTGIPKYNEVTKELYFDEMDFALETKNKLLQTASWLAQGLILKNIQSNCKYSIRPNLEEGVKNLSGYLKNYSPIPGVYVNGRLDNFEFNKIQLTNQAIIAFLTINGEVNITVDGFK is encoded by the coding sequence ATGAAAAAAATCAATTTCCCTTTTATTTTGCTTTCTATGTACCTCTTTGTTACTGGATGTACTAGCGCTAGCAAAATTGCTAATTTTCAACCCGAACCTGATGATGCCATTCCATTAGCGTATGACAATAGCCCATCGTTTCTCAATTTACCTATTAAAATAAAATTAAAGGACATTGAAAATAAAACAAATAGTGCTTTAACTAACTTAATTTATGACGATTCCAATATCGAAGATGATAATATTGAAATAAAAATTTGGAAGCTTGCGTCAATTCAATTTGAAAATAACCTAGGAAAAATAAAAACTATTTTACCATTAAAAGCAACCATTCGTTACCGAATAGGCACGAAAAAATTAGGGGTTCAACTCTATAATACAAAAGAATTTAATTTGAACGGTGTGGTTACTTTGACAAGTGAAGTGAACTTGACAAATTGGAAATTACAAACTAAAACTCAATTTCAGTCTATAGATTGGAACGAAAGTCCAACCATGTCTTTATTAGGTAAAAATATTCCAATTACCTTTTTAGTTAATTCTAGCCTTCCTCTTTTCAAATCAAAAATCGAAAAAAAAATAGATGAATCTATTGCAAAATCGATGGATTTTAAACCTAATGTTTTAGATGCGCTAGAAAAAATATGCAGGCCATTCCAAATGAGTCAAGAATACGAAAGTTGGCTCAGAGTTACTCCCATAGAAATTTACACTACCAATGCCGAATTGATAGGGAATTCAATACACATAAACATGGGTATAAAATGTTTTATGGAGACTTTAATTGGAAAAAAACCGGAATCAAAATTCAATTCGAGTACTCTTATTTTGAAACCCGTGACATCTATGCCCAGTGCTATTAAGGCTAGTGTTGTTGCTGTTTCAAATTATCAGGATGCATCTAGAATAATCACTCAAAACTTTAGGGACAAAGAATTTGCTTCTGGAAAAAGGAAAATAAAAGTACTCAATGCAACCATTTGGCATAAAAAAAATAAAATGTCAATTGCGCTAGAAGTAAAAGGTAATGTTAATGGGACAATCTATTTAACAGGCATTCCAAAATACAATGAAGTAACAAAAGAGCTTTATTTTGACGAAATGGATTTTGCTTTAGAGACTAAAAACAAATTATTGCAAACAGCCAGTTGGTTAGCTCAGGGATTGATTCTTAAAAATATCCAATCAAACTGTAAGTATTCAATTCGTCCAAACTTAGAAGAAGGCGTTAAAAATTTGTCAGGATATTTGAAAAATTACAGCCCAATTCCCGGGGTATATGTTAATGGAAGACTCGATAATTTTGAATTCAATAAAATTCAATTAACTAACCAAGCAATTATTGCATTCTTAACTATCAACGGAGAGGTAAACATTACCGTTGACGGTTTTAAGTAA
- the tsaB gene encoding tRNA (adenosine(37)-N6)-threonylcarbamoyltransferase complex dimerization subunit type 1 TsaB produces the protein MSYILNIETATKNCSVALAKNGETILCKEIAEEGYSHAERLHVFIDEVCKESEISFQDLSAIAVSQGPGSYTGLRIGVSAAKGLCYALNIPLIAVDTLQVLASKATIAQGLIIPMLDARRMEVYSAIFDFKLVKQREVRAEVITENSFESITETVYFVGDCSDKCKSVLMKSNFNFLEEVKYPSANEMSALSFQKFQKEDFEDVAYFEPYYLKDFMITTSKQAG, from the coding sequence TTGAGTTACATTTTAAACATTGAAACAGCTACCAAAAACTGTTCTGTTGCATTAGCCAAAAATGGAGAAACAATCCTTTGCAAAGAGATTGCAGAGGAAGGTTATTCCCATGCGGAACGATTGCATGTTTTTATTGATGAAGTTTGTAAAGAATCGGAAATTAGCTTTCAAGACTTATCCGCTATTGCAGTTAGTCAAGGCCCAGGTTCTTACACTGGACTTCGTATCGGTGTGTCAGCGGCAAAGGGCTTGTGTTATGCGTTGAATATCCCATTGATTGCAGTTGATACCTTACAAGTCTTAGCATCAAAAGCTACTATTGCTCAAGGATTGATCATTCCAATGCTTGATGCACGAAGAATGGAAGTATATAGTGCTATTTTTGATTTTAAGTTGGTAAAACAAAGAGAAGTTCGAGCGGAAGTCATCACAGAGAATTCCTTTGAATCCATTACTGAAACAGTCTATTTTGTTGGAGATTGCAGTGATAAATGTAAATCTGTTTTAATGAAATCTAATTTTAATTTTTTGGAAGAAGTTAAATACCCATCAGCAAATGAGATGAGTGCTTTAAGTTTTCAAAAATTCCAAAAAGAAGATTTCGAAGATGTAGCCTACTTTGAACCTTATTATTTAAAAGATTTCATGATAACTACTTCAAAACAAGCTGGCTAA
- a CDS encoding efflux RND transporter periplasmic adaptor subunit, whose amino-acid sequence MSKKTIYILIGAAVALITLLIVLSKTGAIGNKDEGKEIETANVDASTIIETVSATGKIQPEIEVKIASMVSGEIIELPIKEGQVVKKGDLLVKINPDLYTSGLNRAQANLSGTKSGLQQADASFNEARANYERNKVLFQKGIISKADWDRSIAAFEVAKSSKESAYFNVKSASASVIEAKDNLGRTVIYAPADGTVSVLNVELGERVLGTQQMAGTEILRVANLNNMEVEVDVNENDIVKIKVGDEAKVEVDAYLKKDFKGVVTSIANSASSALTADQVTNFKVKVRILKESYQDLLEGKPSTYSPFRPGMTATVDIITKKKKNVLAVPISAVVVKSDTAAVKEIKVDDPEAEKSAPKSDKKFECVFVKVGNKAKIRVIKTGIQDDTNIEVLTGLKKGDVVITGPYTIVSKELNSGDKVKLKTDKK is encoded by the coding sequence ATGTCAAAAAAGACCATATACATCTTAATCGGTGCAGCAGTAGCTTTAATTACTTTACTAATTGTTTTATCTAAAACTGGTGCAATTGGTAATAAAGATGAAGGAAAAGAAATTGAAACAGCAAATGTTGATGCTTCGACAATTATCGAAACGGTTTCGGCAACAGGTAAAATTCAACCTGAAATTGAGGTTAAAATAGCTTCTATGGTTTCTGGAGAAATTATTGAATTGCCAATCAAAGAGGGGCAAGTTGTAAAGAAAGGGGATTTGTTAGTTAAAATCAACCCTGATTTATATACTTCTGGATTGAATAGAGCTCAAGCAAATTTGTCTGGAACTAAATCTGGTTTGCAACAAGCAGATGCTAGTTTCAACGAAGCCAGAGCCAATTATGAAAGAAACAAAGTATTGTTTCAAAAAGGGATTATTTCTAAAGCAGATTGGGATAGATCTATCGCTGCATTTGAAGTAGCTAAATCATCTAAGGAATCCGCTTATTTTAATGTAAAAAGCGCTTCGGCTTCTGTAATTGAAGCTAAAGATAATTTAGGTAGAACAGTAATTTATGCTCCTGCAGATGGAACTGTTTCTGTGCTAAATGTAGAATTGGGTGAGCGAGTTTTAGGAACGCAACAAATGGCAGGAACTGAAATATTAAGAGTGGCTAACTTGAATAATATGGAAGTGGAAGTTGATGTTAACGAAAATGACATTGTAAAAATCAAAGTAGGTGACGAAGCCAAAGTGGAAGTAGACGCGTATCTGAAAAAAGATTTTAAAGGAGTAGTTACGAGTATTGCTAATTCAGCAAGTTCTGCTTTGACAGCTGATCAGGTAACTAATTTTAAGGTGAAAGTGAGAATTTTAAAAGAATCGTACCAAGATTTATTGGAAGGAAAACCGTCAACATATTCACCATTTAGACCCGGAATGACTGCTACAGTTGATATTATTACCAAAAAGAAAAAGAATGTGTTAGCTGTGCCAATTAGTGCAGTTGTTGTGAAATCAGATACTGCTGCAGTAAAGGAAATAAAAGTAGACGATCCAGAGGCAGAAAAATCAGCTCCAAAAAGTGATAAAAAATTTGAATGTGTTTTTGTTAAAGTTGGAAATAAAGCTAAAATTCGTGTGATAAAAACAGGAATTCAAGATGATACTAATATTGAAGTTTTAACAGGACTTAAAAAAGGAGATGTTGTAATTACAGGTCCTTATACTATAGTTTCTAAAGAATTAAATTCTGGAGATAAAGTAAAGTTAAAAACAGATAAGAAGTAA
- a CDS encoding type IX secretion system membrane protein PorP/SprF, whose protein sequence is MYNKLKFLILFLLLSFTSFSQDGIPVYSDYLTDNYYLLHPSMAGASSCDKLRITGRKQWFGQDEAPELQTASLNMRVTDKSGLGVIIFNDKNGYHSQKGAKVTYAHHIMFSRDDIDLNQLSFGMSTGMVQRQLDETSFTEYDPLNTGEIQRSSNFNVDVGVSYNFLNFYVHATVLGAVESKRKIYSDFESRNIRRYIFSTGYAFGDKQKILWEPSILFQMIDATKEKLVDFNLKVHKDLLQGIGSLWGGLSYRRSFEGAQYLNGTAVSSQKLQYVTPFFGVTYKQLMIGYTYSRVSGPILFDQGAYHQITLGFNFNCKQEYYIGTTL, encoded by the coding sequence ATGTACAATAAATTGAAATTTTTAATTTTATTTTTATTACTTTCATTTACATCTTTTTCACAGGATGGGATCCCTGTATATTCTGATTATTTAACGGATAATTATTATTTACTTCATCCATCTATGGCTGGAGCATCTAGTTGTGATAAATTAAGAATAACCGGGCGTAAACAATGGTTTGGTCAAGATGAAGCTCCAGAACTTCAAACTGCCAGTCTTAATATGCGGGTAACTGACAAATCAGGATTAGGTGTTATTATTTTTAATGACAAAAATGGATACCATTCCCAAAAAGGAGCTAAAGTAACCTATGCACATCATATTATGTTTTCCAGAGATGATATCGATTTGAATCAGCTTTCTTTTGGAATGAGTACGGGTATGGTTCAAAGACAATTAGACGAAACTAGTTTTACAGAATACGATCCATTAAATACAGGGGAGATACAAAGAAGTTCCAATTTTAATGTGGATGTAGGGGTTTCCTATAACTTTCTTAATTTTTATGTTCACGCAACAGTGCTGGGGGCAGTTGAATCTAAACGAAAAATATACAGTGATTTTGAAAGCAGGAATATTAGGAGGTATATTTTCAGTACTGGCTATGCCTTTGGGGATAAACAAAAAATACTCTGGGAGCCGTCTATTTTGTTTCAAATGATTGATGCTACAAAAGAGAAATTAGTTGATTTTAATTTGAAAGTACATAAAGATTTACTTCAAGGAATTGGATCTTTATGGGGCGGATTATCGTATAGACGAAGTTTTGAAGGAGCACAATATTTAAACGGAACAGCTGTTTCAAGTCAAAAACTGCAATACGTTACTCCTTTTTTTGGCGTAACTTACAAACAATTAATGATAGGATACACGTATTCAAGAGTTTCAGGGCCTATCTTATTTGATCAAGGGGCGTATCATCAAATTACTTTAGGTTTTAATTTTAATTGCAAACAAGAGTATTATATTGGAACCACTTTATAA
- a CDS encoding SCO family protein: MKNKSYIGISFIILVFAILVVPKIVQRIQNGSVTSADRLDKVQIGNVEDTSLVKIGPCPKFELISQDNASVSNATFKGKVFVLEFFFTSCPTICPKMNQSMLGIEKQFFGNPNFGIASISIDPVTDSPKVLKEHAEALGVKSSNWYFLTGDKDYIFNLANKGFNLYAGENSKVSGGFEHSGLFALIDKNGIIRCRRDQFGNPILYYDGLEAKGVKDIQEDIKKLLKE, from the coding sequence ATGAAAAACAAATCGTATATAGGGATATCATTTATAATTTTAGTTTTTGCGATTTTAGTAGTTCCTAAAATTGTTCAACGTATTCAAAATGGTTCAGTTACTTCGGCAGATCGATTGGATAAAGTCCAAATTGGAAATGTTGAAGATACAAGTTTGGTAAAAATTGGTCCTTGTCCAAAATTTGAATTGATTAGCCAAGACAATGCTTCTGTTTCTAATGCTACTTTCAAAGGAAAGGTTTTTGTATTAGAGTTTTTCTTTACTAGTTGCCCAACTATTTGTCCAAAGATGAACCAAAGTATGCTTGGGATTGAGAAACAATTTTTTGGCAATCCTAATTTTGGGATAGCTTCAATAAGCATTGATCCTGTTACAGACTCACCTAAGGTTTTAAAAGAACATGCAGAGGCTTTGGGTGTAAAGTCCTCTAATTGGTATTTTCTGACAGGAGATAAAGATTATATTTTTAATTTAGCCAACAAAGGTTTTAATTTGTACGCTGGCGAAAATAGTAAAGTGAGCGGTGGATTTGAACACTCTGGACTTTTTGCTTTAATTGATAAAAATGGAATTATTCGTTGTCGTCGTGACCAATTCGGGAATCCAATTTTATATTATGATGGATTAGAGGCTAAAGGAGTAAAAGATATTCAAGAAGACATTAAAAAATTATTAAAAGAATAG
- a CDS encoding NifU family protein — MMKVTIKETQNPTILKFEFPDFITQNENFEFKNIDEAGNSPLAQQLFYLPFVKTVYISGNFIAIERFSIVEWDDVKEAVAEQIEKHVNEGGVIVKQEDNKTKKQPITVYGETTPNPSALKFVVSRMLTKTAVEYKNIDQTSSSPLAKELFKFPYVKEIFIDENYISVTKYDINNWDEITLEIRSFIKQFIENGGTVLEENFVQETLVEETKKTEEFDNLDVTSQKIINILEEYVKPAVAADGGNIAFESFDEENKIVKVILQGACSGCPSSTFTLKSGIEGLLKSMLNDDSIIVEAANA; from the coding sequence ATGATGAAAGTTACTATAAAAGAGACTCAGAATCCAACTATACTAAAATTTGAATTCCCAGATTTTATTACGCAAAATGAAAACTTTGAATTTAAAAATATCGACGAAGCGGGGAATTCTCCGTTAGCGCAACAACTCTTTTATCTTCCATTTGTTAAAACAGTTTACATTTCAGGAAATTTTATAGCTATTGAACGCTTTAGCATTGTAGAATGGGATGATGTGAAAGAAGCTGTTGCAGAACAAATTGAAAAACACGTGAATGAAGGTGGTGTTATTGTTAAACAAGAGGATAACAAAACAAAAAAACAACCCATTACTGTTTATGGAGAAACAACTCCAAATCCGTCAGCATTAAAATTTGTGGTGAGTAGAATGTTGACTAAAACAGCGGTTGAGTACAAAAATATAGACCAAACAAGTTCATCACCTCTTGCTAAAGAATTATTCAAATTTCCATATGTAAAAGAGATTTTTATTGATGAAAATTATATATCGGTAACCAAATACGACATCAATAATTGGGATGAAATTACGCTAGAAATTCGCAGTTTCATTAAACAATTCATTGAAAATGGGGGGACTGTTTTAGAAGAAAATTTTGTTCAAGAAACACTTGTTGAAGAAACAAAAAAGACAGAAGAATTCGACAACTTAGATGTTACTTCTCAGAAAATTATCAATATTTTAGAAGAGTATGTAAAACCAGCCGTTGCTGCTGATGGGGGAAATATTGCTTTCGAATCTTTTGACGAAGAAAATAAAATCGTGAAAGTCATTTTACAAGGTGCTTGTAGCGGTTGTCCATCTTCTACATTCACATTAAAAAGCGGCATTGAAGGCTTGCTCAAAAGTATGCTTAACGATGACAGTATTATAGTCGAAGCGGCAAACGCTTAA
- a CDS encoding DUF420 domain-containing protein, which translates to MKDISNVDKKYNTLIVFVSVLIPIVVAILFTVKLKDFGFEVEPLSFLPPIYATINGITAVVLVAAVLAIKKGNRKVHERLMTFAIALSLAFLVMYVAYHMTSDSTKFGGEGWIKFVYFFILISHILLSIAVIPLVLFTYVRALAAKFDQHKKIAKITFPIWLYVAVTGVVVYLMIAPYYTH; encoded by the coding sequence ATGAAAGATATTTCTAATGTAGATAAGAAGTACAATACGTTAATTGTGTTTGTTTCGGTTTTAATCCCTATAGTTGTGGCTATTTTGTTCACGGTTAAATTGAAAGACTTTGGCTTTGAAGTGGAGCCCCTTTCATTTTTACCTCCAATTTATGCAACTATTAACGGAATTACTGCTGTAGTTTTAGTTGCTGCTGTATTGGCTATAAAAAAAGGGAACAGAAAAGTTCATGAACGTTTGATGACTTTTGCAATTGCATTATCATTAGCATTTTTAGTAATGTATGTAGCTTATCATATGACTTCGGATTCTACTAAATTTGGTGGAGAAGGATGGATTAAATTTGTATATTTTTTTATATTGATTTCCCATATACTGCTTTCAATTGCGGTAATCCCATTAGTGTTATTCACTTATGTACGTGCGTTAGCAGCAAAGTTTGACCAACATAAGAAAATTGCAAAGATTACGTTCCCTATTTGGTTGTATGTTGCAGTAACAGGGGTTGTTGTATACCTAATGATTGCACCGTACTACACCCATTAA
- a CDS encoding TolC family protein, which yields MKKNNCFSLILIVLFGVVAQAQTKKWTLEECVQYALENNISIKQTELDTKTATIDKQTAVGNFLPSLNVASNHSWNIGLNQDITTGLLRNQTNQFTSASANVGIDIYKGLQNQNNLRRANLALVASKYQLLKMQEDVALNVANAFLQVLFNKENLKVQQEQLLNNEKQLNRSIELVNAGSIPRGDMLDIKANLAQNRQNLVVAQNNLLISKLSLAQLLQLKEFETFDVVDETSMGQNNTILAQSPSEILEKAKESRTDLKIAQTNLEIAQKNLAIAKGAYLPTLQGFYGFNSRISYADAAAIVGGNLVTRPANPFWTQFQDNKGQSFGAQLTIPVFNGFSVKNNVERSKVALERSKNNLQQQNLDLQRTIYAAFTDAKGALNANETAITSFEARQEAYLYAKEKFDVGLLNSFDYNQAQTLMINAQSEVLRTKYDSIFKIKILEFYFGIPIIKN from the coding sequence ATGAAAAAAAATAATTGTTTCAGTCTTATTTTAATTGTCCTATTTGGAGTTGTAGCGCAGGCACAAACCAAGAAGTGGACTTTAGAAGAATGTGTACAATATGCATTAGAAAATAACATATCAATCAAGCAAACGGAATTAGATACCAAAACGGCTACTATAGATAAGCAAACTGCAGTAGGTAACTTCTTGCCTTCTTTAAATGTTGCCTCTAATCATTCTTGGAATATTGGATTGAACCAAGATATTACAACAGGTTTGTTAAGGAATCAAACCAATCAGTTTACTTCAGCAAGTGCAAATGTTGGAATTGATATTTATAAAGGTTTGCAAAATCAAAATAATTTGAGAAGAGCTAATTTGGCATTAGTTGCATCTAAATATCAATTATTGAAGATGCAAGAAGATGTAGCTTTGAATGTGGCTAATGCTTTTTTACAAGTGTTATTCAACAAAGAAAATTTAAAAGTGCAACAAGAACAACTTTTAAATAATGAAAAGCAGCTTAATCGCTCCATTGAACTCGTTAATGCAGGTTCAATTCCGAGAGGGGATATGCTAGATATCAAAGCAAATTTAGCTCAAAACCGTCAGAATTTAGTTGTTGCACAAAATAACTTATTAATTTCTAAATTGAGTTTAGCGCAACTTTTACAGTTAAAAGAGTTTGAAACTTTTGATGTTGTTGATGAGACTTCTATGGGTCAGAATAACACTATTTTAGCTCAATCACCTTCGGAAATTCTTGAAAAAGCTAAAGAGTCTAGAACTGATTTAAAAATAGCTCAAACGAATCTTGAAATAGCTCAAAAAAATCTTGCCATTGCAAAAGGAGCCTATTTACCAACGCTTCAAGGTTTTTATGGATTTAATTCTAGAATTTCATATGCTGATGCCGCCGCTATTGTTGGAGGTAATTTAGTAACAAGACCTGCAAATCCATTTTGGACACAATTTCAGGACAATAAAGGACAATCTTTTGGTGCACAGTTGACTATTCCGGTTTTCAATGGATTCTCTGTTAAGAATAATGTAGAGCGTTCAAAAGTGGCGCTTGAGCGATCTAAAAATAATTTACAACAACAAAATTTAGACTTGCAAAGGACTATTTATGCAGCATTTACAGATGCTAAAGGAGCTTTGAATGCTAATGAAACTGCTATTACTTCTTTTGAAGCTAGACAAGAAGCCTATCTTTATGCCAAAGAAAAATTTGATGTAGGATTATTGAATTCATTTGACTACAATCAAGCGCAAACTTTAATGATAAATGCTCAATCTGAAGTGTTAAGAACTAAATACGACTCTATTTTTAAAATCAAAATCCTTGAATTCTATTTTGGAATTCCAATCATTAAAAACTAA
- a CDS encoding cytochrome C oxidase subunit IV family protein: MSHDHVSNTARIWKVFGILSLVTIVEVILGILKPDSLFMNNVLGMNLLNWIFYALTIFKAYYIVWAFMHIEGETSWLRNSVVYPVVFLVIYLLFILLTEGDYIYEIFKNSTIKWNF, encoded by the coding sequence ATGTCACACGATCACGTATCAAATACAGCTAGAATTTGGAAAGTTTTCGGAATTCTTTCACTTGTAACTATAGTTGAAGTAATTTTAGGGATACTAAAACCAGATTCACTTTTTATGAATAATGTTTTAGGAATGAATTTATTGAACTGGATATTCTATGCATTAACAATTTTTAAAGCATATTATATTGTATGGGCTTTTATGCATATTGAAGGCGAGACAAGTTGGTTAAGAAATTCGGTAGTTTACCCAGTTGTTTTTTTAGTAATTTACCTACTCTTTATTCTTTTAACAGAAGGAGATTATATTTATGAAATATTTAAAAATTCTACAATTAAATGGAATTTTTAA